The genomic window CCGCCGCTTTTTGCCACGTGAGCTTTCGGTGTGTTTGCGCGCTCACCCACCCGCGCAACAACTACATCGACGGAGTTGCCAATTAACCACCACCGAGCTCTCCCCGCAAACATACATCTTAACATACATGCGTCTCCGTCCTCGAATGGTCAGTGTATCGCGTAACTACTTttgcacatttatttttagctgTGAAAAACTTTCTTGCATTACCCACATCCGAATAAAGTCGTCATCGATCGCGTCTTTAGCGTGTACACGATATATTGTCTGTCAAGTCGGTTCTCATTCCGTTATCTTCGGTTGAAAATAACATTGTGAAAACCGTAACGGCGGACAATATATGCAAGTCAACGCCGGTACTATGTCACAGCCGAGGGTAACTATCGTCGCTTATAAATGACACGCGAACTTCTCGTTCTCGTTGGATCTTCGCGTTGAATTGTCTTTGAAACCGAGAGTTCTATCGAGTTAATTAAAGACTCCGCGCTAGTAATCGCTATACCTCGTGGATCGCGTTTCTGTTTGGCAAAGCGTTATCTTGATGGTATAGAGAGATGTCTATTTCGATTCcttctattttatataattcttctCCCAAGGATCTCTTTATCTTTCGAACCAACGCACATCACGTCTGCTGTTGGATCTCATGATATTCTTATCAAATCAACAAAAGCAGCGAATTTAGTTTAGTTTAGTTTagtttaataaagtaattgacGTTAATGAACAACGTTTTTGCAACTATCGGCGGAACAATTACGATGCGAGACTCGTTAACAAACTTCTGTCAGACTCGAGAAAACTCGATTATATCTTTGCGACTTGACGTGTTCGGTTTTCTTAATAATGCAGACAACCCGTACATCTGTTCAGACAAGCGAATTGTATTCCGCGAAAACATTGCCATCTAACTAGCTGTCGAACCTCACGACTGTTCTCACAAAGTTCTGTAACGATCCTTAGACCTTTAGAGATAATTACGATAGTACGGGAGAATGTGAGATATTACTGCCAAATTGATtctcctccccttttccgacaAGATAGACAAGGCGAAAAAAAGTGGACATGTGTCTAGATTAACCATTCCTGAGTAACGAGAATTCTTTTAGCTTTCTCGTTAATAATGTATCAAAGAACGGGGAGATGAGAGGAAAAGAGATTTCTCATGTGGACGACGATTTTTCATCgtttttacattatacatttaaagCATAACGTGTCGTGCAAGTAATTTGTACCGAAACGTTCTCTGTAACTGACCACTATTGTTGAACTATAACAAGCGCGGAGCTATTGTCTCGTACGTTATCtcgatcgttttattttctcacaCGTCTCTCCTACTGAATGACCCAATAATGAAAATCCGTCTAAACGACAAAGGCATAGCgtaaatattcgaaataatcGGCTTCCTAGCTAGGATTAAAGGAATCTTAGGGTTATACATTTAATGGGGATGCAATGATAAACGAATACAAATACCATAGTAGGCAGTTCACACCGGCGTATAATAGATAATAAGTGTCGATCGTCTGTTTAAGGAGAAACCGAGATATTATCTGTTACTCGTTTGAATGTACGTCTCTGTCGATGTTATTTAACGAAATGCTTTGCGTTCATTCAATCCGTCGCAGTTGAATTTATATGTCTCGAAATTCGGTCCTCTACATGTTCGAATATAATTACATCgtctgtttaataaaaaaatcaagctATCATCTGGTACTTATTCGAATATACGTATCTGTCGATGTTATAAAATGGAATGTTTTACGTTGATCCTATCCGTCACAGTTAATTTTACGGTTCTCAAAAATCTGGCGTTTTACATGTTCAAGTATAATTACACTAGTCTGGAAAACAGGGTAACTATTAATCTCAAACAGTTGCCTGATTATTCTTGGGCCACTATTAATGAAATAGAATGTTTGTGCGTAATGTCGTAAAACAATTGTAActcgtttcgtttttttctagaacagatttttttttttttttttcagcgacAGCGCGCAACTCCGTTCATTCTTTCTTAATCAGACCATCGAATTATTGTTGAATGTAATAACGTGAAAGCTTACACCTCGCAGACACACAGCCTCTGCCACTAAATGTATATAAAGATGTTATATACAGAAAGATAGAGACTAaccgttttttaattaatagacgaaagaaaatacggaaagagatatatacgaaACCTATATCACACTCCGGAGAAACGAGATACTTGATTTCGTTTCGATTGTCGTATTAACGTACctacggaaaataaaatacgagcGAAAGATTTTAggcgtttatattttattcaggCGATTTCCTGATGTTATACAACCACACTGCAAGAAAGACTTCAAAGTTCAAACGAGCGTAGCGATTTGTAACGGATTGATAAtctaaatgtaatatataaagtgAAATGGAAGACGGGGAGCTTTGAATAGTGCCTGCTTAAAAcctaatttattatatatctcCAACAACTAGGTAATCAATTAGTCGTTTGTGGCACTGCACGGACTCGAATTCGGTCGATCGGTCAACAAGAGACGTGGTGCCTAACAAAAGTACAACCTTTTTCTGTTCTACGTGCAAAAAATGAAGAACAAACGagtatataattacattaaatctGATTTGGCACATTTCATTATTTGGACCAATATCTCATTTTATCACGAACCTAAATTCTTGTATCTATTTCAGCCAACATATTTCTCACTTCGAAACGACGAATCGATGGTAATTTTCAacaatcaaaaatttaaatatatcttttttaatgtgattctattaattttaattttataagctaattttttttttttttttttttttttttactgaacaGCGCGGCTCCTTGACCAATCGATCCGCTTCCACCATGTGTGCGGTGTCGCTGACGAGACATTTCATAGAGTGATCATAGCGCGATACCAGAAGAAGAGTATGCACACTTAAAAAGCTTTGATTACCTTAATATTGTATGAACTCAACACACAACCACACACACATGACAAAAAGAGTGTATCTAAAGACTGTTAGAGCGAAAAAGAGCGAAcacgaaataattaacacGTAGTTACAAGCTACAATCGAGGCTCAATAGCGCGTTTACGTTGGTGAATCTTTCATAATATCGTATCGACAAGCTTACGtctgtatttaatttacgttaagTCGCCGTTTGTACGGCCATATTTCATAGGTTTGCtgttctataaaaaaaacgtttgttAATATCACATACTCTTCCCCTATTCTACGCGAGATTTCccattatttgatattattaaatgtacataaaaagaaaaaagaaaaaaaaaagatggtaattgtatataaatactGTTACTGTTCTACAAactatattatgtaatatgaatatataagaaaaaaaattggttatTTAGTATAACTTTGATTGTGAGACTTTTGACTTACATTTATTTCGGGCTCCTTCACTTGCAATACTGTGTCCAGAATCGATGCTCCAATTACTACCTAAATAAGATTCCAGCTTTAGTATACTTGAAGCAGAGATAATGAGACGATTTATTTAACGCTGACAATTTTTAACGCTACGATAAAGCATTATATCGATAAGATAACTCTTCGACAGTTTTTTTATGCGCTTGAAACTTACTTTTAGGGGCaacttttgtttcttttaggCTTACCGGTTTTTGCTTTGATATTATTGATCGCACAGAAGCAGGTTTTATATGGGCTGTCCGAAATTTTTCGCACAGATGCAAGGCAATTTCGGCTGCGACTTTGGCATTATTTTCTATAAGGGCTATATCTGTAACATCGTCGTAAggaacataattatattttatcacattttatattacactTAATTTTCACTTACTTGCTTCGAGGGATTGACCGCGCGTGATTTCGTTGAGTTCGTTTAAAAGAAATGGCGTAACTTCCTTGCCTGTTATGTGCATAATACTAGCTTTTTTTAAAGCGTCAGATATAGCGGTATCTACAACGCTAGGCTGTAATGCATATTCTTTAGGAATAGGGACTGCAAATAATATCCCTGTTTTAACGTTCAGCGTTCTCTGTGTCTCCACAATATCAGCTGCTTCCTTGGCAGTGGAGACTCTGCATGGTGCTTTTATTTTGTCATGTGTTTCTGCACAGTAGAACGCTGGAAATTCTGGTGTGTCGcctatttttataattggcACTCCTTGAGTTTCCTGTGAGCATAAAAACCATATTCTATGTCAATTTTTGGAATTACTAGGTTGTTCAAATAATGAATACacttatattaaatgtacCTACCAAGTATTCCAAGGTTTTGGCAATATCCAGAATAGATTTGACACCAGAACAAACAACTGCCACTGGTGTACGCCCAAATTCAATCAGATCTGCACTGATGTCAAGAGTCTGTTCAGCACCTCTGTGAACACCGCCAATACCACCTGTTGCCATTATTGGAATATTAGCTATTTGGGCAATTAACATTGTTCCACTAACTGTTGTGCCACCATTTAATCCATTTGATAGAGCAAAAGAAATATCTCTGCGCGaacattttattgtatttgttGCATCAGCTCTGGCCAAGATCTCCAATTGCTCTTTATTCAAGCCTACATGTATCTTGCCATTTATAATTCCTATTGTTGCTGGTACAGCaccctaaaataaaaataagtttctCAGTGctacataatattttaatggcaaattaatatttccatcAAACTGAcaacatatttaatatcaattaaaaaaaaaatcgtaacaCAAGAAAAAATATCAGGTGCTATACAGACTTGCTTTCTAATCATATTCTCGACTCTCAGTGCGGTGTTTACATTAGCAGGATAAGGCATGCCGTGGGTGATAATCGTCGATTCCAACGCGACGACAGGTGAACCATGTTCTTGCGCCGCCACGACATCGGGCCCGTAAACCAGCAGGTTCCCGCTGGTGATAGATCTTCTCCATAATTTCGTCGCAAGGTCCCTTAAGCGAACACGATGCATGTTACATACGAAATGCCTCGCGCTTGTCTCTTAACTTTTAGATCGGTCGGCTGTATGACCGATCGCGATAACCAAATGTAATTTGAAACCAATTGAGATAAACAGTGCGTTGAACGAAGCACAAGTGCCACTGGTATGCAACAAGCAAGCAGCACTTCATTCTTTCCACGGcgttactttatttttcatccaCTTAAACTTCGTACGACAAAACCGATAGCGATGTTTATCGAATGTATCTCAGTTCGCGATCGCGTCCGTTGCATGCCATTGACCGGCATCCACACAACTGTTCCTTGAAATTCGTAACTGCACCGCAGTGCATCTTCTGCGCTTAAAATTACGTCGGATCGTATACGTATTGCTTCGACGTTGAGCGTAAATGATTGAAAAGGCCCAGCGGTTCAAATAGCCGATTTCTCGCTAATGGATTTAATAAAGTACCACCCGACGTCCTACCCGCAAGAAGTTGTTCAAGCCTCGGAATCAAATCAAATCAAATGCATGCGTGACCCACACGTCGGCGACTTTCGATATGTGCGGTGAAGTTTTTTAACGTTAGGTTAGGAAATAAACAACACACGAGAAACCGGTGCACGGCGGATGGCTAATTTGACGTCATATCGACGTAAGTTGCGTTAATTTTACATTCTTCTTTTGGTCATAATTTGGTCAGCGTAATATTATTCTAACTTTCTGTTCTTCTCAAGCGCCTGAccgaaaggaaagagagagagagagagagaaagagagagagagagaagaaataaaggggtaaaaaaaaaatcttatgcAACTTTCAAAGCGTGCCTCTCAAATGAGCTCCGTAGAAAATATAACGTTGCACGGCTTGACAAGTGCCGTTTGTTTCACGCTCGTTATCTCATAATTTCCGAGGAAGAAAGATAAATGCAAAAAGATTAAACGTgtcgaggaaaagaaaaaaaaaaatgtttcgacGCATCAACACTGCTGAACCACCGCCTAGATAAACGTAATCGGTGAGCACTAATACCAatcattattaaatcgtttaatGCGAATCTCATCTGTACCGCGCATGCtggcaatttattatttacgtatCGCGAGACGATCCTATCGATTTGACGTCAATTTTCGGGAAGCAGATTTCGCGCACGTATCGACATATTTCCCAATACGGTTTCCACGTAACTGGAGCAAAGCCCGCGATTGGAGATGACCGATGTTTCTTGGAACGGCGACCAAGTCTCGAATCGATTGCGACGAaatagcttttttttcccttcctttttaatctcttcttttttttttcttttttaattttgcatcaACGAGATATTGACAACATTACGGACGTTGAGCATTGCCGTCGGAGAGCTTATCGGGTCAATTCCGATCGCGTCTGGGTGGGAAAGAGCGATATTTCCACGCGTAGACTTTTTCCCGGGGTGGCTTGGAAGTTCCGAGTTCAAGGATAGCGAAAAGCGCGGTGGGAAACGCAATTTTCTCCGGGAGCGATATTTGTCCGTTCGTATGCATTGACGCTGATGGGTGACGGTACGGCACGTAGTCTTGCTCGAAATTCTATGGGACCACGGCGAGATATGTCTCCACTAAAAGAATCGCTCTCCCGCATGCCAAGCGATGATAAGTATTCGCTTAGCAGATCGATGAGAGACCGAGAATCGACGCCACACCACCCCGCGAACGTACGCATAAATTTCAGCGAGGCGAACGACAAAAGGTATCGTTTCTTTCTATCTATCGATCTCCTCtccgttttattaaatgtaattgcaAAACGCGGGAGCCGATCAAAGTAACAAGTAATTCTTGGCGTTCTGTGAAAAGGATTTCCAACGTAATTATTCAACCGTTTAATGTACGGCTTATCGATCAGATTCCGCGAATGAAATAAtggaaaaatatcaaaatttcaCCGCTCAGCTACTTCGTACAAGTTGCCGCAATTTATTCCGTCCGCGAGGAATAATTACGATATCGATGCGATATATTTAGATTGAATTGagaataaattgatttaaatttaaactttatttcagATGACCTAATAATTTCTGTCAGAATTTAAGacaaaattctatttataatttgatatttctcatatgaaaaataaatatttggaGAATCAAGAATACACACTTGCGAATATTAATGCAccgcgtataaaattataaatatacttcATTCTCGAAATTTCACGCGAATAGATTGTCTGAAATGGATTCAAgtatcgttattaataaattgaccCCGTAACGCGGTTCAAAGTATCTGCAACTTTTCCATTACGACCGAACATTATCACACCTACTTTTTACCGACGACTAACGAAGTCGATGATCTTATTTTTGATAGCAACAAGTGCCGCAATATcttgttacattttaattgcatttttacaatataattaaatgtcaaaAATATTACTGTGGAATTTGTATCATGCTGAATGTATACGTGAATTAATcttgaaaaattacattttatcaGCAAATAAAGAGTATGAATGGTAactaattacataaataattaacgtttagGGGCGAGTACGAACTGGGCGCCTACGGTTACGGCAAGAACAATGTCAAGTTATTGTACGTGCACCGGAACGACGAGCTGCGCCACGAAATTCGCGAGTACGAGGTCGACACGCACTTGCGTCTGAGCTCGCAGAGGGATTACCTGGAGGGTGACAATCGCGACATCATCGCGACGGACAGCCAGAAAAACACGGTGTACCTGATGGCGAAGAAACACGGCATTCACTCACCCGAGGCGTT from Cardiocondyla obscurior isolate alpha-2009 linkage group LG19, Cobs3.1, whole genome shotgun sequence includes these protein-coding regions:
- the LOC139110183 gene encoding uncharacterized protein isoform X1; this translates as MHRVRLRDLATKLWRRSITSGNLLVYGPDVVAAQEHGSPVVALESTIITHGMPYPANVNTALRVENMIRKQGAVPATIGIINGKIHVGLNKEQLEILARADATNTIKCSRRDISFALSNGLNGGTTVSGTMLIAQIANIPIMATGGIGGVHRGAEQTLDISADLIEFGRTPVAVVCSGVKSILDIAKTLEYLETQGVPIIKIGDTPEFPAFYCAETHDKIKAPCRVSTAKEAADIVETQRTLNVKTGILFAVPIPKEYALQPSVVDTAISDALKKASIMHITGKEVTPFLLNELNEITRGQSLEANIALIENNAKVAAEIALHLCEKFRTAHIKPASVRSIISKQKPVVIGASILDTVLQVKEPEINNDGRTYTARRRCSSGGVGRNVADALLKLGLDNTRLISVVGEDEYGKVILESLGVGGKTVKCLSDISTTKFTVIVDVNGECYFCISEAESFAAITPKLIKEYQLHLEEASLIVLDANLEIDSMRCVLEVASKANVPVWYEPTDINKAKRIFEVGSHWENVLHFISPNQNELKVIGEHFNIPIAEDMDLAGVKSVAEQLAEHIPVVVTTLGAEGVLVTRRASANVPFYNEHGELIADSPIVSRLYPVANGAEKTGEILSVSGCGDCLAAGIIYGIHKKLNEIDCISIALKAAALSLRSFDAVPRTLQDALQR